A stretch of DNA from Oncorhynchus clarkii lewisi isolate Uvic-CL-2024 unplaced genomic scaffold, UVic_Ocla_1.0 unplaced_contig_9917_pilon_pilon, whole genome shotgun sequence:
TACACAGTAGTCATAGAGACACACATGGAAGTTTAAAGTAATGGTTATTCTCCTTCCACTTGCCGCATAAAAAATTGTGCCTATGTTAATGTGATGCGGTTGGCCGATGCCCCATGCTCCAAGACTTCAAAAGTCAACTGAGTAAAATAAACTGTAACAAACAGATTATTACATATTCAAAAACAGAATACAATGTGTCTTCCAAATATAGGTCTTACTTCACAAGGGAAAGCTTTGGAATTGATATACTTATGGAAAAGGATACATTAAATGTTAAATACTACAGCTCCTAAATGAAACATTGTTCCTTTAAGACTAGAGGTTAAATGATCTGAAATGTTCGAGGCTCTGTATTTTAGGATGTTTACTAACTGCTGAAACATTCATTTTGATGTTCATAAAGTCCAATGCAAATCGCCAATGTGTATTTCCAACATGGTCTCATTGCATTTGTATTATTATGTACGTAAATCCGAGTCACAAGTCCCCCTCAACAGGAAGAGAGATGGTGTGAGAAAACATCACTTTAAAAGTGTGATTGTGTCTCATTGATGCTATGTACAGTACCTGTGTCCACAGAGCCTGATAGCTCAGGGAAGAGACCCTTCCTAgttgctgcagtgtgtctggggctgctgtgtgttctactggctgggatcataggcctgtctgtctactgtaagTCTGAAGTTATAATTCCTACAATTCACCAGCATTCACCTACAATTCACCAGATTATCAATTTTATTGATACACTTTGTTGTTGTTAAAACAGATGATGGGGTCTCTAAGAGCTTCTTAGCCTATAAGACCAACTCATCTGCAGCGATAGaacagctacagaccagctacaacaacctgactaaagagagagaccagctacagaccagttacaacaccatgactaaagagagagaccagctacagaccagttacaacaccatgactaaagagagagaccagctacagactgagagagattttCTTAACTGGAGGCTTACCAATCTCAGTGAGTAAACCTACAGTAATTAATTATCATTAATCCCACACAACTGATCATGAGTCTCTGTTCTTTCATTAAGTGTCCAGTGTGATAAATTGAAGGAAATTCATATTTTCATCAATATTTTCAAACCTGTTCTGAAGGCTGGCAGAAGTTTGAATCCagttggtacttcctgtctactgAGTCCAAAACCTGGAAGGAGAGCAGAAAGGACTGTTTgaagagaggagcagacctggtgatcataaacagtgataaggaacaggtgagagaaagagggagagggagtggggatGGGTGTGCAAGGGGTAAATATGTTCAAACATAAACGTCAGTTAATTTATCTTTCTCAACAACAGACTtttctcttcaacctcaagaagagagtctggattggtctgactgactctgttaaGGAGGGGACCTGGAAATGGGTGGACGGCACCCCACTGACCACGAGGTGAGAGATGATAACTAATCTGTCAATACGGCTCCATTCAACCTTTTCTATACAGGTTACTGACATTGATGATAGCAGTCAACGCAGATAACTATAAAATGAAAAATGTCTACATATTATTTAGTATTATGATGTTGTAACtgtgatatctgactgtttttaaccttGTAGGTACTGGtgttaaccatgatatctgactgtttttaaccctgtaggtactggtataaaccatgatatctgac
This window harbors:
- the LOC139400310 gene encoding CD209 antigen-like protein E, producing the protein MSEGVYEIPDGFNDDEPDAMKNTDIDGQSYANVRAFKPSPRDGVVASEPDSSGKRPFLVAAVCLGLLCVLLAGIIGLSVYYDGVSKSFLAYKTNSSAAIEQLQTSYNNLTKERDQLQTSYNTMTKERDQLQTSYNTMTKERDQLQTERDFLNWRLTNLSWQKFESSWYFLSTESKTWKESRKDCLKRGADLVIINSDKEQTFLFNLKKRVWIGLTDSVKEGTWKWVDGTPLTTRYWNDKQPDSKDPTGEEDCVEIHTDWTPLKAWNDMSCDRKLNWICEKVF